A portion of the bacterium genome contains these proteins:
- a CDS encoding S8/S53 family peptidase — MSAPRAAALAVLLALGLGAPATAVVGPSVPRGLGTLQALGDAPDALPLPRVLVHLGVRDPAGLAAVVAAQQDPRSPTYRRWLEPAEIADRFGVPVADYERARRWFRTHGFAIVADSPFRTGFAIAGTAGRARSALKTRLALYRMRGRVRRAPVTEPRVPAALGVRGFFGLDDLPAIQPLARLGDGSLRLAPADFATVYDVGPLHAAGLSGAGSSVAVVARSDFQDADVAAFRTRFQAGAPARVARILAGRHNPGIRPERVEQVEVTLDTEWAGALAPNANVFVVLGSPAGDIQEALERTVTERIGDVISISFGLCEPLANRVGVEVFDALYGIAALRGQTVVVAAGDAGATDCAPDLPGRAAVSGMASSPYVIAVGGTALRPVFDPAGDAVAFGEETVWNDASGAGGGGVSAVFARPTYQLLAGAFAGRALPDLSLAASPSTPGYVIVQDGASISIGGTSAGAPALASVLTLANERAGTQGLGNVGPTLYRIAADAAAGRRPAVFRDVVAGSNGYPAGPGFDLASGWGSPLASALVEALATTAPEVCDTPLACFVPGTGGARRNCLGGWLVEQPNLRRSRRGIPLRRQTCRDGDPSCDADGRADGRCLVRVAMCANVFDARDPAPDGLSRCTTRPLRRIRLVTPRTQAAGERGAAAAELAGALAALPLPDDRAGACTATVPVVVPVGRGGLRLVAQVRAQGARTQATLRLVCEAAAQGDT, encoded by the coding sequence GTGAGCGCGCCCCGCGCCGCAGCGCTGGCGGTGCTGCTCGCCTTGGGCCTGGGGGCGCCGGCGACGGCCGTCGTGGGACCGAGCGTCCCGCGCGGGCTCGGAACCCTGCAGGCGCTCGGCGACGCGCCGGACGCACTGCCGCTGCCGCGCGTCCTCGTGCACCTCGGCGTCCGCGACCCGGCCGGCCTCGCGGCGGTCGTCGCCGCGCAGCAGGATCCGCGCTCGCCGACCTATCGCCGTTGGCTCGAGCCGGCCGAGATCGCCGATCGCTTCGGCGTGCCGGTGGCGGACTACGAGCGCGCCCGGCGCTGGTTCCGGACGCACGGCTTCGCGATCGTCGCCGACTCGCCGTTCCGCACCGGCTTCGCGATCGCCGGCACCGCCGGGCGGGCGCGCAGCGCGCTCAAGACCCGTCTCGCCCTCTACCGCATGCGCGGGCGCGTGCGCCGCGCCCCCGTGACGGAGCCGCGCGTCCCCGCCGCGCTCGGCGTGCGCGGCTTCTTCGGCCTCGACGATCTGCCGGCGATCCAGCCGCTGGCCCGACTCGGCGACGGCAGCCTCCGCCTCGCGCCCGCCGACTTCGCCACCGTCTACGACGTCGGTCCGCTCCACGCCGCCGGCCTGTCCGGCGCCGGCAGCAGCGTGGCCGTGGTCGCGCGCAGCGACTTCCAGGACGCCGACGTCGCCGCGTTCCGCACCCGCTTCCAGGCCGGCGCGCCGGCGCGCGTCGCCCGCATCCTGGCGGGCCGGCACAACCCGGGCATTCGCCCCGAGCGGGTCGAGCAGGTCGAGGTGACGCTCGACACCGAGTGGGCCGGTGCGCTCGCCCCCAACGCCAACGTCTTCGTCGTGCTCGGGTCGCCGGCCGGCGACATCCAGGAGGCGCTCGAGCGCACCGTCACGGAGCGCATCGGCGACGTGATCTCCATCAGCTTCGGGCTCTGCGAGCCGCTCGCGAATCGCGTCGGCGTCGAGGTCTTCGACGCTCTCTACGGCATCGCCGCGCTGCGCGGGCAGACGGTGGTGGTGGCGGCGGGCGACGCCGGGGCGACCGATTGCGCACCCGACCTGCCGGGCCGGGCGGCCGTCAGCGGCATGGCCTCGTCGCCCTACGTGATCGCCGTCGGCGGGACCGCCCTGCGGCCGGTGTTCGATCCCGCGGGCGACGCGGTCGCCTTCGGCGAGGAGACGGTGTGGAACGACGCGAGCGGCGCCGGCGGCGGCGGCGTCAGCGCGGTCTTCGCCCGGCCCACCTACCAGCTGCTCGCCGGCGCCTTCGCGGGACGCGCCTTGCCGGATCTCAGCCTGGCGGCGTCGCCGAGCACACCCGGCTACGTGATCGTGCAGGACGGCGCGTCCATCTCGATCGGCGGCACCAGCGCCGGGGCGCCGGCGTTGGCGAGCGTCCTCACGCTGGCGAACGAGCGCGCCGGCACGCAGGGGCTCGGCAACGTCGGGCCGACGCTGTACCGCATCGCGGCCGACGCCGCCGCCGGCCGCCGCCCGGCCGTCTTCCGCGACGTGGTTGCCGGCAGCAACGGCTATCCGGCGGGACCGGGGTTCGATCTCGCCTCCGGTTGGGGCTCTCCCTTGGCGAGCGCGCTCGTGGAAGCGCTCGCGACGACGGCGCCGGAGGTGTGCGACACGCCGCTCGCGTGCTTCGTGCCGGGGACGGGGGGCGCGCGCCGCAACTGCCTCGGCGGCTGGCTCGTCGAGCAGCCGAACCTGCGCCGCTCGCGACGCGGCATCCCGCTGCGACGGCAGACGTGTCGCGACGGCGATCCGTCGTGCGACGCCGACGGGCGCGCCGACGGCCGCTGCCTAGTGCGGGTCGCGATGTGCGCCAACGTCTTCGACGCGCGCGACCCGGCCCCAGACGGGCTGTCGCGCTGCACGACGCGGCCGCTGCGCCGCATCCGGCTGGTGACGCCGCGCACGCAGGCGGCCGGCGAGCGCGGGGCGGCGGCGGCGGAGCTGGCCGGCGCGCTGGCGGCGCTGCCGCTTCCCGACGACCGCGCCGGCGCCTGCACGGCGACAGTGCCGGTCGTGGTGCCGGTCGGCCGCGGCGGGCTGCGGCTGGTGGCACAGGTGCGCGCGCAGGGCGCGCGCACGCAGGCGACGCTGCGTCTCGTGTGCGAGGCGGCGGCGCAGGGAGACACATGA
- the era gene encoding GTPase Era, translating to MTHRAGFVAIAGRPNVGKSTLLNALVGTKVAIVTPKPQTTRNRVAGIRTLPQAQAVFLDTPGLHAARSPINKRMVEVARQTLAEADAILFVVDATVGLGPGDRELATELAAGPRPVIVVANKIDRVAKPKLLPLMASLAAVLPGRDIVPLSARSGDGVARLLEIAVPLLPEGPALYPDDEFTPETQRFLVQELVREQVFLAMHEEIPYGTAVVVEHWEEKPEKELVVIDATILVERDTHKGMIVGGGGSRLKDIGTRARHEIEALLDRRVFLELFVRVEPNWSRSGQRLSELGLR from the coding sequence ATGACGCATCGGGCGGGATTCGTGGCCATCGCGGGGCGGCCGAACGTCGGTAAGTCGACGCTCCTGAACGCCCTCGTCGGCACCAAGGTGGCGATCGTGACGCCGAAGCCGCAGACCACGCGCAACCGCGTCGCCGGCATCCGCACGCTGCCGCAGGCGCAGGCGGTCTTCCTCGATACGCCCGGACTGCACGCGGCCCGCTCGCCGATCAACAAACGCATGGTCGAGGTGGCGCGGCAGACGCTCGCGGAGGCCGATGCGATCCTCTTCGTCGTCGACGCCACGGTCGGCCTCGGCCCGGGCGACCGCGAGCTCGCGACCGAGCTGGCCGCGGGGCCGCGCCCGGTGATCGTGGTCGCCAACAAGATCGACCGCGTCGCCAAGCCGAAGCTGCTGCCGCTGATGGCGTCGCTCGCGGCGGTGCTGCCCGGGCGCGACATCGTGCCGCTGAGCGCGCGCTCGGGCGACGGCGTCGCGCGCCTGCTGGAGATCGCCGTGCCGCTTTTGCCCGAAGGGCCGGCGCTCTATCCGGACGACGAGTTCACGCCCGAGACGCAACGCTTCCTCGTCCAGGAGCTGGTCCGCGAGCAGGTGTTCCTGGCGATGCACGAGGAGATCCCGTACGGGACGGCGGTCGTGGTGGAGCACTGGGAGGAGAAGCCCGAGAAGGAGCTCGTCGTCATCGACGCGACCATCCTCGTCGAGCGCGACACGCACAAGGGCATGATCGTCGGCGGCGGCGGCAGCCGCCTGAAGGACATCGGCACGCGCGCGCGGCACGAGATCGAGGCGCTCCTCGACCGCCGCGTGTTCCTCGAGCTGTTCGTGCGCGTGGAGCCCAACTGGTCGCGCAGCGGCCAGCGCCTGTCCGAGCTGGGGCTGCGATGA
- the der gene encoding ribosome biogenesis GTPase Der, with the protein MSRVQAVASGLPVVAIVGRPNVGKSTLFNRLVRARRAIVDDAPGVTRDRVVAAAEWAGRRFLCVDTGGFEADAPRDPAALDAQVRTQALAAVLEADCVVCVLDAVAGLTPGDRDTVRLLQRAGRPVRFVANKVDGPGRDALVADFYAAGIETVFPVSAAHGRGIDELLDAVVGAFPPSVSPTPAVGEGTRLALMGRPNVGKSSLLNRLLGQARAVVSPIAGTTRDAVDTPVSVDGRPYVLIDTAGIRRRGRVDDPLERHGAVRALGTFERTDLVLLVLDATDGMTDQDARLAGRALEAGRGIVLLANKWDLLPPPERSREAFRKHLVALHPAFASLPLLPVSAVSGDGLGKLWTLVRQVEDGYRAVVGTPVLNRVLRAAVESVAPPSPGGRPLRLFYATQTSTAPPAVTVFASAPAKVPAAYVRYLQARFAEAFGVVGVPLTVTLRARREERATAPPRAGRRRPVAAVPRRAHAAGQGAAEGPAPGATKPRTRGTPREPGKEARSGPRHAPGKGPRAKGPKRKGPKHGSTKASAKSPRTPRGRKPGGGRSSASRGGGKAGGRTRGRGR; encoded by the coding sequence ATGAGCCGGGTCCAGGCCGTCGCCTCCGGTCTGCCCGTGGTGGCGATCGTCGGTCGTCCGAACGTCGGCAAGTCGACGCTGTTCAATCGCCTCGTGCGCGCCCGTCGCGCCATCGTCGACGACGCGCCGGGGGTGACGCGGGACCGCGTCGTGGCGGCGGCGGAGTGGGCCGGGCGTCGCTTCCTGTGCGTCGACACCGGCGGCTTCGAGGCCGACGCACCGCGCGACCCCGCGGCCCTCGACGCGCAGGTGCGCACGCAAGCGCTCGCGGCCGTCCTGGAGGCGGACTGCGTCGTCTGCGTGCTCGACGCGGTGGCGGGGCTCACACCCGGCGACCGCGACACGGTGCGGCTGCTCCAGCGGGCGGGGCGCCCGGTCCGCTTCGTGGCGAACAAGGTGGACGGTCCCGGGCGCGACGCCCTCGTCGCCGACTTCTACGCCGCCGGCATCGAGACGGTGTTCCCCGTCTCGGCCGCGCACGGGCGCGGCATCGACGAGCTGCTCGACGCGGTGGTCGGTGCGTTCCCGCCGTCCGTCTCGCCCACGCCGGCGGTGGGCGAGGGGACGCGGCTGGCGCTCATGGGGCGACCGAACGTCGGCAAGTCGTCGCTGCTGAACCGGCTCCTCGGCCAGGCGCGCGCCGTGGTGTCGCCGATCGCGGGCACCACGCGCGACGCGGTCGACACGCCGGTGAGCGTCGACGGGCGCCCGTACGTCCTCATCGACACCGCCGGCATCCGGCGCCGCGGCCGCGTCGACGATCCCCTCGAGCGCCACGGCGCGGTGCGCGCGCTCGGCACGTTCGAGCGCACGGACCTCGTGCTCCTCGTCCTCGACGCCACCGACGGCATGACCGATCAGGACGCGCGGCTCGCCGGCCGCGCCCTCGAGGCTGGGCGGGGGATCGTGCTGCTGGCGAACAAGTGGGACCTCCTGCCGCCGCCGGAGCGCAGCCGCGAGGCCTTCCGCAAGCACCTGGTCGCACTGCACCCCGCGTTCGCCTCGCTGCCGCTGCTTCCCGTGTCGGCCGTGAGCGGCGACGGGCTCGGGAAGCTGTGGACGCTCGTCCGCCAGGTCGAGGACGGCTATCGGGCCGTGGTCGGCACGCCGGTCCTGAACCGCGTGCTGCGTGCGGCGGTCGAGAGCGTGGCCCCGCCGAGCCCGGGCGGGCGGCCGCTGCGGCTGTTCTACGCCACGCAGACCTCGACGGCGCCGCCGGCAGTGACCGTGTTCGCGAGCGCCCCGGCCAAGGTGCCGGCCGCCTACGTGCGCTATCTCCAGGCACGGTTCGCCGAGGCGTTCGGCGTCGTCGGCGTGCCGCTCACGGTGACGTTGCGTGCACGGCGCGAGGAGCGGGCCACCGCGCCGCCCCGCGCGGGACGACGGCGCCCTGTAGCGGCGGTGCCGCGACGTGCGCACGCGGCGGGGCAGGGCGCCGCCGAGGGACCGGCGCCGGGCGCGACGAAGCCCCGCACCCGCGGCACGCCCCGGGAGCCGGGCAAGGAGGCGCGGAGCGGCCCGCGGCACGCACCCGGGAAAGGCCCCCGGGCGAAAGGCCCGAAGAGGAAGGGCCCGAAGCACGGCTCGACCAAGGCCTCCGCGAAGAGCCCGCGCACGCCCCGCGGCAGGAAGCCCGGCGGCGGACGCTCGTCCGCCTCGCGCGGCGGCGGCAAGGCGGGTGGCCGCACACGCGGCCGCGGTCGCTGA
- the guaB gene encoding IMP dehydrogenase — protein sequence MMDVDLREGLTFEDVLLVPASSELLPRDTDVSTWITRRVKLNVPVISAAMDTVTEARMAIALAQEGGLGVVHRNLPIVEQALEVEKVKKSESGMIVDPVTVSPEQPIAQALEIMQRFHISGLPVTREGKLVGILTNRDLRFEKRLDRSVGEVMTRERLVTAQPGITLDEAKEILHRWRIEKLPVIDERGTLRGLITVKDIEKAIRYPSAAKDELGRLRVGAAIGTGPDREERADALVRAGADVLVIDTAHGHSLSVIETVRVVKSAFPNVDLVAGNVATAEGAQALVDAGADGIKVGMGPASICTTRVVSGVGVPQLTAIADAFGPAERAGIPIIADGGIKYSGDITKALAAGARTVMIGGLLAGTEESPGETILYQGRTYKLYRGMGSLEAMREREGSRNRYFQDEEGSAELGMKLVPEGIEGRVPYKGAVSFIIAQLVGGLRAGMGYVGTRTLEDLRADARFMKVSSAGLRESHVHDVYITKEAPNYRLES from the coding sequence ATGATGGACGTCGATCTCCGTGAGGGACTCACCTTCGAGGACGTGCTGCTGGTTCCGGCGTCGTCCGAGCTGCTGCCCCGCGACACCGACGTCAGCACCTGGATCACCCGCCGCGTGAAGCTGAACGTGCCGGTGATCTCGGCGGCGATGGACACCGTCACCGAGGCCCGCATGGCGATCGCGTTGGCGCAGGAGGGCGGCCTCGGCGTCGTCCACCGCAACCTGCCGATCGTGGAGCAGGCGCTCGAGGTCGAGAAGGTGAAGAAGTCCGAGAGCGGCATGATCGTCGACCCGGTGACGGTCAGCCCCGAGCAGCCGATCGCCCAGGCGCTCGAGATCATGCAGCGCTTCCACATCTCGGGCCTGCCGGTGACGCGCGAAGGAAAGCTCGTCGGCATCCTCACGAACCGCGACCTGCGCTTCGAGAAGCGGCTCGACCGCAGCGTCGGCGAGGTGATGACGCGCGAGCGGCTGGTGACGGCGCAGCCGGGCATCACCCTCGACGAGGCGAAGGAGATCCTCCACCGCTGGCGCATCGAGAAGCTGCCCGTGATCGACGAGCGCGGCACGCTGCGCGGCCTCATCACGGTGAAGGACATCGAGAAGGCCATCCGCTACCCGAGCGCAGCGAAGGACGAGCTCGGACGCCTGCGGGTCGGCGCCGCCATCGGCACCGGGCCGGATCGCGAGGAGCGCGCCGACGCGCTCGTGCGCGCCGGCGCCGACGTGCTCGTCATCGACACCGCGCACGGGCACTCGCTCTCGGTGATCGAGACCGTGCGGGTCGTGAAGTCGGCCTTCCCCAACGTCGACCTCGTCGCCGGCAACGTCGCCACGGCCGAGGGCGCGCAGGCGCTGGTCGACGCCGGCGCCGACGGCATCAAGGTCGGCATGGGGCCGGCGTCGATCTGCACGACCCGCGTCGTCTCCGGCGTCGGCGTGCCGCAGCTGACGGCGATCGCCGATGCCTTCGGCCCGGCCGAGCGCGCCGGCATCCCGATCATCGCCGACGGCGGCATCAAGTACTCCGGCGACATCACGAAGGCGCTCGCCGCAGGCGCGCGCACGGTGATGATCGGCGGGCTCCTCGCCGGCACCGAGGAGAGCCCGGGCGAGACGATCCTGTATCAGGGCCGCACCTACAAGCTGTACCGCGGCATGGGCTCGCTCGAGGCGATGCGCGAGCGCGAGGGCAGCCGCAACCGCTACTTCCAGGACGAGGAGGGCAGCGCCGAGCTGGGCATGAAGCTCGTGCCCGAGGGCATCGAGGGCCGCGTCCCCTACAAGGGCGCCGTGTCCTTCATCATCGCGCAGCTCGTCGGCGGCCTGCGCGCCGGGATGGGCTACGTCGGCACGCGCACGCTGGAAGACCTGCGCGCCGACGCCCGCTTCATGAAGGTGTCGTCGGCCGGGCTTCGCGAGAGCCACGTGCACGACGTCTACATCACCAAGGAAGCGCCGAACTACCGGCTCGAATCGTGA
- the guaA gene encoding glutamine-hydrolyzing GMP synthase: MVILVLDFGSQYTQLIARRIREQHVYCEIHPFDVSLDTIEKLAPAGIVLSGGPASVYDEDAPMPRREVLDLCLGGSLPVLGICYGMGVLNLALGGQVERSTHKEFGPADVRIVRMDPLLSIGGRATRVWMSHGDKMVRLGTDLDTLAVSDNSPHAAFRHRDKPLYGLQFHPEVTHSVDGREILRNFVLRVCGARPDWTMEGFVDGWVPRIQQMVGERRVICGLSGGVDSTVVAALVHRAIGDRLTCIFVDNGLLRAGEADDVVATFREHMSLDVRAVDAGALFLRNLAGVEDPEKKRRIIGLTFIEVFEEAAKTLPDADFLAQGTLYPDVIESVSVRGPSATIKSHHNVGGLPERMRMELLEPLRELFKDEVRELGRVLGVPEAIVGRQPFPGPGLAIRIIGAVDEEGLRIVRDADAVVQQEIRRAELYDTLWQAFALLIPVHTVGVMGDERTYDHVIAVRAVRSTDGMTADWARLPDDVLARMSSRIINEVRGVNRVVYDISSKPPATIEWE, translated from the coding sequence ATCGTGATCCTCGTCCTCGATTTCGGCTCGCAGTACACCCAGCTGATCGCACGTCGCATCCGCGAGCAGCACGTCTACTGCGAGATCCACCCGTTCGACGTCTCCCTCGACACGATCGAGAAGCTCGCGCCCGCGGGCATCGTGCTCTCCGGCGGCCCCGCCAGCGTCTACGACGAGGACGCGCCGATGCCGCGCCGGGAGGTGCTCGATCTGTGCCTCGGCGGCTCGCTGCCCGTGCTCGGCATCTGCTACGGCATGGGCGTCCTCAACCTGGCGCTCGGCGGGCAGGTGGAGCGCTCGACGCACAAGGAGTTCGGTCCCGCCGACGTGCGCATCGTGCGCATGGACCCGCTGCTCTCGATCGGCGGGCGCGCGACCCGCGTGTGGATGAGCCACGGCGACAAGATGGTGCGTCTCGGCACCGACCTCGACACGCTCGCCGTCAGCGACAACTCGCCGCACGCGGCCTTCCGCCACCGCGACAAGCCGCTCTACGGGCTGCAGTTCCATCCCGAGGTCACCCACAGCGTCGACGGCCGCGAGATCCTGCGCAACTTCGTGCTCCGCGTCTGCGGCGCGCGACCCGACTGGACGATGGAGGGCTTCGTCGACGGCTGGGTGCCGCGCATCCAGCAGATGGTCGGCGAGCGGCGGGTGATCTGCGGCCTCTCGGGCGGCGTCGACTCGACGGTCGTCGCCGCGCTCGTCCATCGCGCCATCGGCGACCGGCTCACGTGCATCTTCGTCGACAACGGTCTGCTCCGCGCCGGCGAGGCAGACGACGTCGTCGCGACGTTTCGCGAGCACATGAGCCTCGACGTGCGCGCCGTCGACGCGGGCGCGCTCTTCCTGAGGAACCTCGCCGGCGTGGAAGACCCCGAGAAGAAGCGACGCATCATCGGCCTCACCTTCATCGAGGTCTTCGAGGAGGCGGCCAAGACCCTGCCCGACGCCGACTTCCTCGCCCAGGGTACGCTCTACCCGGACGTCATCGAGTCGGTGTCCGTGCGCGGGCCGTCGGCCACCATCAAGAGCCACCACAACGTCGGCGGGCTGCCCGAGCGCATGCGCATGGAGCTGCTCGAGCCGCTGCGCGAGCTGTTCAAAGACGAGGTGCGCGAGCTCGGCCGCGTCCTCGGCGTGCCGGAGGCGATCGTCGGCCGCCAGCCGTTCCCTGGCCCCGGCCTGGCGATCCGCATCATCGGCGCCGTCGACGAGGAGGGCCTGCGCATCGTGCGCGACGCCGACGCGGTGGTGCAGCAGGAGATCCGTCGCGCCGAGCTGTACGACACGCTGTGGCAGGCGTTCGCGCTCTTGATCCCGGTGCACACCGTCGGCGTCATGGGCGACGAGCGCACCTACGACCACGTCATCGCGGTCCGGGCCGTGCGCTCGACCGACGGCATGACCGCCGACTGGGCGCGCCTGCCGGACGACGTCCTCGCGCGCATGTCGAGCCGCATCATCAACGAGGTGCGGGGCGTCAATCGCGTCGTCTACGACATCTCGTCGAAGCCGCCGGCGACGATCGAGTGGGAGTGA
- a CDS encoding DUF748 domain-containing protein, with the protein MTRRTRIVLGGAALVAAAVVALGPRLAVQAVEDRVREGLGGRLAVDRIDVGWRTLELAGLRLPAPDGWPVPDALRVRRITLRPRLTTLLGRRLVIDAVEIDGFYLAARRRPGEPLEVLPGIDLPRGRGRGPAPAANEDAERRGVTIERVAFRAGAFDLFDATVATPPERTALTAVEGRVTDIETPALGRRSRVRLDAELGGPKAPGELTVEGTVALGAGTAHLKTVLVGVDLATFRPWLRRQRTPIRGGIVDVSMESTIRDGIIDAPGRLTIRRLSFGGDRDGLMQRLLALPRDTAFRAVTGAGGRVRVRFVLEGPLESPRLVISDRPGSEVAAALGAVLGAAPVGVAEGAGALGTAGATGLEATARGTARAIERLFSRER; encoded by the coding sequence ATGACGCGGCGGACCCGTATCGTGCTCGGCGGTGCGGCCCTCGTGGCGGCGGCTGTCGTCGCCCTGGGTCCACGCCTCGCGGTGCAGGCCGTCGAGGATCGCGTGCGCGAGGGGCTCGGCGGCCGGCTCGCGGTCGATCGCATCGACGTCGGCTGGCGGACGCTCGAGCTGGCCGGCCTGCGTCTGCCCGCGCCGGACGGATGGCCGGTACCCGACGCGCTGCGCGTTCGCCGCATCACGCTGCGCCCCCGGCTGACGACGCTCCTCGGACGCCGCCTCGTCATCGACGCGGTCGAGATCGACGGGTTCTACCTCGCCGCGCGCCGCCGTCCCGGCGAGCCCCTCGAGGTGCTGCCCGGCATCGATCTGCCGCGCGGCCGCGGACGGGGTCCGGCACCCGCGGCGAACGAAGACGCCGAGCGCCGCGGCGTGACGATCGAGCGCGTCGCGTTCCGCGCCGGCGCCTTCGACCTCTTCGACGCCACCGTCGCGACGCCGCCCGAGCGCACGGCGCTCACCGCCGTCGAGGGGCGCGTCACCGACATCGAGACGCCGGCCCTCGGCCGCCGCAGCCGCGTGCGGCTCGACGCCGAGCTGGGCGGGCCGAAGGCCCCCGGCGAGCTCACCGTCGAGGGCACCGTCGCGCTCGGCGCCGGCACCGCGCATCTCAAGACCGTCCTGGTCGGCGTGGACCTGGCGACGTTCCGTCCCTGGCTGCGCCGCCAGCGGACGCCGATCCGCGGCGGCATCGTCGACGTGTCCATGGAGTCGACCATCCGCGACGGGATCATCGACGCGCCGGGTCGGCTGACGATCCGGCGCCTCTCGTTCGGCGGCGATCGCGACGGCCTCATGCAGCGGCTGCTCGCCCTGCCCCGCGACACCGCCTTCCGCGCCGTCACCGGCGCCGGTGGCCGGGTGCGGGTGCGCTTCGTCCTCGAAGGGCCGCTCGAGTCCCCGCGCCTCGTGATCTCCGACCGCCCGGGGAGCGAGGTCGCCGCCGCGCTCGGCGCCGTTCTCGGAGCCGCCCCGGTCGGCGTCGCAGAGGGGGCCGGCGCGCTCGGCACGGCGGGCGCGACCGGGCTGGAAGCGACGGCCCGCGGCACGGCCCGCGCGATCGAGCGGCTCTTCAGCCGCGAGCGCTGA